The proteins below come from a single Necator americanus strain Aroian chromosome V, whole genome shotgun sequence genomic window:
- a CDS encoding hypothetical protein (NECATOR_CHRV.G19740.T1) — protein MTCFVTVGTTRFDELVNEVFAETCTSALRSIGVRKITVQLGAGEWNDEIKRNVFQGIVADHGDGEAGGIPVEYYRFKPNIQDDIENALLVIGHAGAGTCLECLKMKKPFIVVVNENLMDNHQLELAKELARGEHLLYCTVSNLSVALMCPSLFSLKPFVQPDQNLVAKFIDHRVGLAPS, from the exons ATGACGTGCTTCGTTACTGTTGGTACTACACGCTTTGATGAACTCGTAAACGAG GTGTTTGCTGAGACGTGCACTTCAGCGTTGAGATCCATAGGAGTAAGAAAAATCACCGTCCAATTGGGGGCAGGCGAGTGGAATGATGAAATCAAGCGAAATGTTTTCCAAGGAATAGTCGCAGATCACGGAGACGGCGAG GCTGGTGGAATACCTGTTGAATATTATCGATTCAAACCCAACATTCAAGATGACATTGAAAACGCACTA TTGGTCATTGGACATGCTGGAGCCGGAACTTGTCTTGAATGCCTCAAAATGAAGAAACCTTTCATCGTCGTTGTCAACGAGAACCTCATGGACAATCACCAACTAGAACTGGCAAAAGAGTTGGCTCGTGGCGAGCATTTGCTATACTGCACTGTGTCGAACTTATCTGTTGCACTTATGTGTCCATCCTTGTTTAGCCTGAAACCATTTGTCCAGCCTGATCAAAACCTCGTGGCTAAGTTCATCGATCACAGAGTGGGACTTGCCCCATCGTAA
- a CDS encoding hypothetical protein (NECATOR_CHRV.G19741.T2) produces MSCKNLNQQDQQTCSEADHYSKQAELSVVTDADISDAETPEDGSIKRTNSNTNEEEDGYVGLLVDSANCDILLFKGHGYCSFTFGN; encoded by the exons ATGTCGTGCAAAAATTTGAACCAACAAGATCAACAGACATGCTCAGAGGCTGACCACTATTCGAAACA GGCGGAACTGAGCGTTGTTACTGATGCTGACATCTCTGATGCAG AAACACCAGAAGATGGTTCAATCAAGCGCACAAATAGCAATacgaatgaagaagaagatggcTATGTTGGTCTGTTAGTGGACTCAGCTAACTGTGATATATTACTCTTTAAAGGACATGGATACTGCTCTTTCACTTTTGGCAACTGA
- a CDS encoding hypothetical protein (NECATOR_CHRV.G19739.T1): MKAARTLARKRPSKIDGATKKIKYDASDDRDETTSLPTVLKQKTSRTATVEVLVELASSSTRVWRTSTLNNRPESDVADEKCGPTPADYLVAYAPTSSYEEEEVEAFYMDRRSSPRRSCLYKVIIGDFNAKVGPRRTPEELHRDPRPTMETRERLPSSHDDKTIQGTAIPEALPRGRGVTRWRVPRDRPHHRQ; the protein is encoded by the exons ATGAAAGCTG CACGCACGCTTGcacggaagcggccatcgaagatcgaTGGTGcaaccaagaagatcaagtacgacgcaTCGGacgaccgagacgagacgacgtcactccCAACTGTATTGAAACAGAAAACGTCTAGAAcagcgacagtagaggtgttggtggagttggcgtcctcgtcaacacgagtatggcgaACATCGACTCTGAACAAcagacccgaatcggacgtcgcGGATGAGAAATGTGGTCCCACACCGGCTGACTAtctcgtcgcttacgctccaacatcaagctacgaagaagaagaagtcgaagctttctatatggaccggAGAAGTtcaccgagaagatcatgcctttacaaggtcataattggcgacttcaacgccaaagttggcccaagaagaacgccggaggaacttcaccgggacccacggcctacaatggaaacCAGGGAGAGGCTTCCGAGTTCACATGACGACAAGACCATCCAGGGAActgcaattccagaagccctcccaCGCGGACgtggagtcacccggtggagggtaccaagagatagaccacatcatcgtcaataa
- a CDS encoding hypothetical protein (NECATOR_CHRV.G19741.T3): MDEDVDLVEYEASVSSNESGSLNVIQFLPLPSTQKETEMSCKNLNQQDQQTCSEADHYSKQAELSVVTDADISDAETPEDGSIKRTNSNTNEEEDGYDMDTALSLLATDKAVSRGDLLLPLQRLMLRVRKLGCIVDAVQVKCTRRKLKCSVDACSYRGPNPESIGFRCTLPSAIEIAAQWICICVVDVSRQNTLLIKLINSLRDEGENAERSHVMPISSISRKKLLDFPFRICSRHFSTKITDTSVSVVPDINLPERSMIFYEELLPRLRRRYVFLSETGYEDIDIDKLEPNGILISPYANPLPCDVPGELFATILMGYVKMFSIPSNSADYGRWHKAIQNGIGLPSTFEFHLPEAGHVCEMHFSEGKRYTRGVMQDPSVFRKLSVEGVNPKLSQLGPVCLTTCAIATCSNAVIDTVCVPFPKPDDDLYHRWIDALAIDDESNETKFICLRHFSLSREEGLVPIICLNGEAKLDFCGDQRLKRRHENIEEEVKKNRLDAQENAPDLYPTNNGGERSEQEKSCCVESRRIGETVEQIEMKARVVERVVAQLQITCKNHYDNKGEFNHYMKFQLFDILSELRSQKGVVHSLRQRLEDSVKDPDKLRWAID, from the exons ATGGATGAAGATGTCGATCTGGTAGAATACGAAGCCTCAGTCTCCTCTAATGAGTCAG GCTCTCTGAATGTGATCCAATTTCTTCCATTACCTTCCACTCAGAAG GAAACCGAAATGTCGTGCAAAAATTTGAACCAACAAGATCAACAGACATGCTCAGAGGCTGACCACTATTCGAAACA GGCGGAACTGAGCGTTGTTACTGATGCTGACATCTCTGATGCAG AAACACCAGAAGATGGTTCAATCAAGCGCACAAATAGCAATacgaatgaagaagaagatggcTAT GACATGGATACTGCTCTTTCACTTTTGGCAACTGACAAAGCGGTCAGTCGTGGTGATCTTCTGTTGCCGTTGCAGAGGTTGATGCTACGCGTAAGGAAACTCGGTTGTATTGTAGATGCAGTCCAG GTAAAATGCACTCGTAGAAAACTGAAATGCTCTGTGGACGCTTGTTCTTACAGGGGACCAAACCCCGAAAGCATTGGATTTAGGTGTACTCTGCCGTCCGCCATCGAGATTGCAGCCCAGTGGATTTGTATTTGTGTG GTAGACGTCAGCCGTCAGAACACTCTTCTAATCAAGCTCATCAATAGTTTGAGAGATGAAGGGG agAATGCTGAACGATCACATGTGATGCCAATTTCGTCTATTTCACGCAAAAAACTGCTAGATTTTCCTTTTCGAATATGTAGCCGCCACTTCAGCACGAAAATCACGGATACTTCTGTTTCTGTCGTACCCGATATAAATCTTCCTGAAAGATCGATGATTTTTTATGAG GAACTGTTGCCTCGACTCCGGCGTCGATATGTCTTCCTTTCTGAAACAGGATACGAAGACATAGACATAGATAAACTTG AGCCGAATGGGATTTTAATATCACCATATGCCAATCCTCTCCCTTGTGATGTACCAGGTGAGCTTTTCGCTACTATTCTCATGGG ATATGTAAAGATGTTCTCCATCCCATCAAACAG CGCCGACTATGGAAGATGGCATAAGGCTATTCAGAATGGTATTGGATTACCTAGCACTTTTGAGTTCCACCTTCCTGAAGCTGGACATGTTTGCGAGATGCATTTTTCAGAAGGGAAACGTTACACAAGAGGAGTTATGCAG GATCCAAGCGTCTTCCGCAAATTGTCTGTCGAAGGTGTTAATCCTAAACTTTCTCAGCTAGGACCAGTCTGTCTAACAACTTGTGCGATCGCCACCTGTTCAAATGCGGTTATTGACACCGTATGTGTCCCTTTCCCAAAACCAG ATGACGACCTTTATCATCGTTGGATCGACGCTCTAGCGATAGATGATGAGTCGAACGAAACTAAATTCATCTGCTTACGACATTTTTCG CTTTCTCGAGAAGAAGGTCTTGTCCCTATCATATGTCTCAACGGAGAAGCAA AACTAGATTTCTGTGGGGATCAACGATTGAAAAGAAG GCACGAAAATATTGAGGAGGAGGTGAAAAAGAACAGACTCGATGCTCAAGAAAATGCTCCCGATTTATATCCGAC AAATAATGGTGGTGAGAGATCTGAACAGGAAAAAAGCTGTTGTGTGGAAAGCCGTCGCATTGGCGAAACAGTGGAGCAAATAGAAATGAAGGCCCGCGTAGTTGAACGTGTTGTTGCTCAACTGCAAATTACTTGTAAGAATCACTACGATAAT AAAGGTGAATTCAACCATTACATGAAGTTTCAACTCTTTGACATACTATCTGAATTACGGTCACAGAAAGGAGTTGTTCACTCTTTG CGTCAAAGACTGGAAGACTCAGTAAAAGATCCAGACAAGCTCCGTTGGGCTATAGACTAA
- a CDS encoding hypothetical protein (NECATOR_CHRV.G19741.T1): protein MPILSLVMYQVSFSLLFSWGTPVKVPVLCCRYKSSDVSLFSGRYVKMFSIPSNSADYGRWHKAIQNGIGLPSTFEFHLPEAGHVCEMHFSEGKRYTRGVMQDPSVFRKLSVEGVNPKLSQLGPVCLTTCAIATCSNAVIDTVCVPFPKPDDDLYHRWIDALAIDDESNETKFICLRHFSLSREEGLVPIICLNGEAKLDFCGDQRLKRRHENIEEEVKKNRLDAQENAPDLYPTNNGGERSEQEKSCCVESRRIGETVEQIEMKARVVERVVAQLQITCKNHYDNKGEFNHYMKFQLFDILSELRSQKGVVHSLRQRLEDSVKDPDKLRWAID, encoded by the exons ATGCCAATCCTCTCCCTTGTGATGTACCAGGTGAGCTTTTCGCTACTATTCTCATGGGGTACACCTGTGAAAGTTCCTGTTTTATGCTGTCGTTATAAATCGTCTGATGTCTCCTTGTTCTCTGGAAGATATGTAAAGATGTTCTCCATCCCATCAAACAG CGCCGACTATGGAAGATGGCATAAGGCTATTCAGAATGGTATTGGATTACCTAGCACTTTTGAGTTCCACCTTCCTGAAGCTGGACATGTTTGCGAGATGCATTTTTCAGAAGGGAAACGTTACACAAGAGGAGTTATGCAG GATCCAAGCGTCTTCCGCAAATTGTCTGTCGAAGGTGTTAATCCTAAACTTTCTCAGCTAGGACCAGTCTGTCTAACAACTTGTGCGATCGCCACCTGTTCAAATGCGGTTATTGACACCGTATGTGTCCCTTTCCCAAAACCAG ATGACGACCTTTATCATCGTTGGATCGACGCTCTAGCGATAGATGATGAGTCGAACGAAACTAAATTCATCTGCTTACGACATTTTTCG CTTTCTCGAGAAGAAGGTCTTGTCCCTATCATATGTCTCAACGGAGAAGCAA AACTAGATTTCTGTGGGGATCAACGATTGAAAAGAAG GCACGAAAATATTGAGGAGGAGGTGAAAAAGAACAGACTCGATGCTCAAGAAAATGCTCCCGATTTATATCCGAC AAATAATGGTGGTGAGAGATCTGAACAGGAAAAAAGCTGTTGTGTGGAAAGCCGTCGCATTGGCGAAACAGTGGAGCAAATAGAAATGAAGGCCCGCGTAGTTGAACGTGTTGTTGCTCAACTGCAAATTACTTGTAAGAATCACTACGATAAT AAAGGTGAATTCAACCATTACATGAAGTTTCAACTCTTTGACATACTATCTGAATTACGGTCACAGAAAGGAGTTGTTCACTCTTTG CGTCAAAGACTGGAAGACTCAGTAAAAGATCCAGACAAGCTCCGTTGGGCTATAGACTAA
- a CDS encoding hypothetical protein (NECATOR_CHRV.G19738.T1) → MTSVSCPIHPNVHLVEDHRAGDVICPECGLVVGDRLVDVGTEWRSFSNERSGTDPSRVGAPENPLLSGGDLSTSIAVGFGASDSDTSLANAQRKSMNNTDRQMTQAMSVIREMSERIHLAKSIQDLASKTFKDVLDSKALKGKNNEAQAAACLYIACRKEGVPRTFKEICAVSRVSKKEIGRCFKLIIKSLETNLEQITSADFMSRFCGNLSLPNSIQAAATRIAKRAVEMDLVAGRSPISIAAAAIYMASQASSEKRSAKDIGEIAGAAEVTVKQTYKLLYPKAAELFPEDFKFFTPIDQLPTS, encoded by the exons ATGACTTCTGTCTCGTGTCCTATTCATCCTAACGTTCATTTGGTTGAAGATCACAGAGCAGGGGACGTCATCTGCCCTGAATGTGGTCTCGTAGTTGGTGACAG GCTAGTTGATGTTGGGACCGAATGGCGCTCTTTCTCGAATGAACGCAGTGGTACAGACCCCTCTCGTGTGGGGGCTCCCGAAAACCCGCTACTCAGCGGAGGAGACCTGTCAACCAGTATAGCAGTGGGATTTGGCGCAAGTGATAGTGATACAAG CCTCGCAAATGCTCAACGGAAAAGTATGAACAATACTGATCGACAGATGACGCAAGCGATGAGTGTAAtcagagagatgagcgaacgGATCCATCTCGCCAAGAGCATACAG GACCTTGCCTCTAAGACATTCAAAGATGTGCTGGATAGCAAGGctctaaaaggaaaaaataacgaagCTCAGGCAGCCGCATGTCTTTATATTGCCTGCAGAAAGGAAGGTGTACCCAGGACATTTAAAG AAATTTGCGCAGTTTCACGTGTCTCTAAAAAGGAGATAGGACGATGTTTTAAACTGATTATAAAGAGTTTGGAAACGAATCTTGAACAAATCACATCTGCTGACTTCATGTCCAGGTTCTGCGGGAATCTCTCTCTTCCTAACTCTATACAG GCGGCTGCTACTCGCATCGCAAAACGAGCTGTTGAAATGGATCTTGTTGCTGG TCGTTCTCCAATTTCAATCGCTGCAGCAGCCATCTACATGGCATCTCAAGCTTCAAGTGAAAAACGCTCGGCAAAAG ACATAGGAGAGATTGCTGGTGCGGCTGAAGTTACAGTGAAGCAGACGTACAAGCTTCTTTACCCAAAAGCTGCTGAACTTTTCCCGGaagatttcaaattcttcacaCCGATTGATCAACTTCCAACTTCTTGA